The following is a genomic window from Platichthys flesus chromosome 13, fPlaFle2.1, whole genome shotgun sequence.
TGCTGTATTTAGTTCATTTAGGCAAATTTCACATGTTCTTCCTTTAATCCCTGGACCTGCATGAGTCTTGCAAGCTGACTTAAATATATCCAGTTAGAGATAAGTAGCTTTAAAGTTAGTCAAGTACTTTCTTTTGACAGGAAATCCGATCCATCTTCTTAGGAACACCTGAACACCATCTCACAGCCCTTGATCCTCGTCTCCTGCTCTGCACCTCACTGAGGAGGAGTGAATGTAAATCCACCAGCACAGATGCACGGGCTGCTCTCTGTGCCTTGGCCTTGCCTCACTTCCCCCCCGAGGGGCTGGAATCAATGAGGCAAAATGGAGCtttcagcactctcacagtgtCGAGCTCAATGGAGCTTGACAGCGCCGGAGATTAATGAGGTGAGCTTCTGCTGAACAAGCAGGTCGGCCCTCAGAAACTACGTGGCCATGTTCAGCACGGCTGTCGAACACGGCTCCGATAACAAGTCTGTGCGCGTCCCTGCATTTTAATATCATGTATCCACACAAAAGAATGAGGCAAACAAGCAGTCACAATACTTGTatggtttttttttattgaaatatagTCGAACCCTGAGGCTAGAGAAAAAGGCCACAGTTTGTTTGTGCCTCGTCTAGCTCCTCAGTCTGACACAGCCAGTTCCAACACAACAGaccttttttttccaaagaCACACATTACACAACGGGTGGGAAACTCCAAATGGTGTTTGTAtgattgtttttgttcatgttgCCGTTTACGTGGCGCTTCACATCTTGACAAGGTTCCAGGACAGACACAACTCCAATCAGTTCAAATCAGTCAAGAATCAGTTTCTGATTTGAAAAAGTCACACAGCCTCTTCGATgacttaaaaacaaaagtgctCAATTTGAGCTCACATATGATTCAGGGTCAATTAAACGGATATATAAAAACCTGTGCATCAAATCAGAAGGTTTGTTTGAGCGGGAAGGTGAAGGGTGGGGAACGGCTcagagagttagatgagaagagtAACAACATTCTTGTTTTAAATTATAAGTTATCTTATCTGCACACAAACCATTTCACCCGACTCTTTGTGTATTTCTCAACATCGTGACAAATTGAATTTCCCActgaacaacaaaacatttaaaaaaaactacaagtaGGATTGACTTTCCTTTTTCCCTGTTTTGGTGTTTGTGCGATTACGTTCTCATCCTGAGGCCGACCACATGAGCACAGATCCTTATGttgacttgttttcttttcctttctggCTCAGGACCAATTTTAGTTTCTTCATCACAAGTCTCTTCATAACGGGGCTTGAAGGAAAAGGCCGTTCAGCTGCTGAGAGTCCCAAAGAAAACCCAGGAAGGTAaaacacaagggggggggggttatcggTTATTTTTTTGTCCAGGTCTGGGACACACTGAGGTAACATAGACAGTAATAAATTattcagtcatttaaaaaacactttgcaaGAATCATATCAATAATTCATATCAATAATACAAAAAGGTATCAAACATACATGATGCAACATTTTcatcaatcacatttttttttttgttttatactcccccccccccccccatggtcCAGAGTGTGTTGCTTCATTGTTCTAAGCTCAGTACTTCATTGTTTTCAGTCCTTCTCTGGAAACTCTCTTTGCCAGGTCCCTTAATCCCCAGTGGGAGCAGATCGATGCCTCCATCTTTTTTTGCTGAGgttgttttttccactttcatgCTGAGGTGAAGTTGTCCGGCCTTCAATGTGTGAGCTTCTACCTCCTCCACTTGTAACGGAGTGCCCTTCAAATGGTTCCCATGTACTTCATCTCCGTTATGGCCAAGgcaacaggcacacacaggcacacagggcTACAATGCCAGTCGCCTATTTGCTCGTTTTGTgtcattcaatttttttttacattcaaatcattttttttcaccGTGCCTTTCATCTCACCTGCGGATTGGAACCAGGAGCAACATGCCAATAGTAAAGTCAGAAATTGTATTAAAAGtgcaaaaatgtatattcttcCTTCCAAGAGACGGTTTTCATCCGGACGAAATCAAAGAGTGCACCGAAAACTTTAGTGCGTTAACAGTACAAGCCATTTCATAGGTTATTAAATGGTACATTCCTACCCACCTCACGACTACAAACATGAAGACACtgaatgttttgttgtgtgtggttttcctACAACTATACATGGTCTGTAGCTGGGTTAACATGGCTTTGAGCCCCAGGAGCATCACATCCCTCCCGACCCTGCTGTGGTCCCGGGGCTACAGTCTACTTCCCCAATCTGGGGGAGTGTCGTCCTTTACTGAGCGAGTTTTCACACATAGTCCTGAATTCAGTGGTGCCGTCTGAAAAGCCCCTAgattgaaataaagtgacatcaCATTATTTTGGTTAGTGGCAAGTGCAAATCAGCTTCTCCAGACAGTTTCAGCTCTGAAACATGAAGCTCTCATTATTAAACCTCATCTATTCCATGATATCCTACAGATTTGTAAAAACAGCATTGACTTACATTGCCACCTATAATTCGATTTTTATAGCACAAATATAATTGTCTCTACGTTTagatagaaaaagaaaacatggaaagtatttatgtatatatatatatgtgtgtaggCAGCTTTTCCCATGGCGCCCATTCACTTGAGTGGGAAAGTGGTCTCAAGACGTTTGGACCCCACTGTATTTCCCAGGTCTGTTGTTCTCACAGTACTGATGACGACCCGGGCCGCACTGGGTGCGTGTCTGCTGCACGCCTGCAGCCGGGCTGCTACATGAGGTTCCTGGCGTGACTGAAATCAAAAACCAGACGTTCCGTGTCGTTTCCTGCATCCAGTGCAACCCAGACATAAACTTAGATACTGTCTGTATGTACGGGAAAATAATCCTTCATACGAGCGTGTGTAAACATGGCTGCTGACACATCAGTTTTGATATAAAACTCTGTTACGTTTAAAgttaaacatcacacacaaccgATCAGACTCTCCGTTACAATTAGAATATTCAAACACGTGTTAAACAAGTTGATATGGCCATGGCattcacctgtcaatcatttcCTCAGCCTCACGTCACGTTCCTTCCATCCTCTCCTAACTGACATCTCAAAGCCCGAGCGTCACATGACCACGAGGGACACGCTGTGCTCACAGAATTGGCTGTTCACCCATCGACAACACCGCACAACATCTATTTCCATCACGAACAAAAATCACCGCTCCCGTGTTTATCCCCCCTTGCTCTTATGAAGACAACCCATCCAGAGATCACACAGGGGCTTCTCTCCAAGAAGCCGTAAGAGTGTGAGGACGGACGGGTGATGACCAGCAGGTTGTTGGAGGTCCATAGTATCTGAAGTGCCATTTTCGAGCCAGTTCCTCCCTTTTCAATCCTTTTATCAAGAAGTCAAAAATCCCAACATCAAGGGGATTCTAATATCCGTAGTTCCACTTCTGAGTCTGTCGCCTTGTGCCACATTTGACGATAAGTTCAAACTTACACTTGATTGAGAAACAGTTCTTCTGTGTTGAATGCGGATGGACCGAATCAGAAGATCTTCAGAAAGGGACTGTAAATTGAGCAGGTGACAGCACTCATTCCAAGGCATTGTGAAGGGCTGAGGGGGCATCGGCCCATCGTTACATATCCATCATGTCCGTCAGCTAttcatctctctcccttttGTGCTCCAGTAGCTAACCACTGCTGGGGAGTTCCCTGACATCCAAAGGTACAGtatgtgggtgtgcgtgtggttGTTTGAATGTTAAGAACGATTCAAAGGAACGAGGGAGGTCACAATATGGCACACTGGAACCTGTGGGAGCCTGTGGAACGTTCTGCTCTCcacttcatcttctttttcttcttcaggtttCGCTCCGGGATCTGTTGTCTGTTGGTGTAGGGggggaaggaaaagaaaaaaagaaacagtttgaATAAACAATCTTATCTCAAGGTTCACTAACTAGTATAATAATCCAGCAATAGTAATCATGTtagtttataaaaatgtatttatagggAAACTATTATAAAAGAGCAGTGAACATGTTTTGCTACTCAATATAGCTTTCTACAGTCTGGCCACAAGAAGGCAGTGTTTCATCACTCTGTCAGAAGAGCAGTTCCCTCGTGTGTCAGTTACCCAGGTGGCATTGGAACACGAGGACTCTCCACTGCTCTGTGGTTGGTTTTCTATTAACAGATAAAGTGGTGAACACAGTAGTCCTCTGCTACTGTGCACTCCAGTCCTATAATACTATGACCAGACAACCTGTTGCTTACTGGTTCCTGCAACAAGAGACAGCCTAAAATACGGGATGAGACCACATAGAAAGCTTAGACACAAACCAAATTCTTCTAAAATTACATGTGTGTCAAGACAGGAAATAGCTCtgggatttttattttccttttcccacTCTTCCTTAAAACAAGTTCACTGCCCTCACACACCAACTCTGTCTCAGTTAAAATTAgactcattttaaattaaagaaatctGTCTTACAGTAAGAAAAGTAAGTTCATTATCTCCTGGAAAAAGTTGATAAATCAGAAGTGAACCTGAAGTTACCTTATGACGCGGACGAGCTCATGAAAGGCTTTGTCCACATTCATTGGAGGATCCTTAGCACTGGTTTCAATATAAGTTATCTGAAGAGGTAAGCAGAAATActcaaatcagttcatcactAAACCAATAACTCCATAAGAGTACTGCATAAATCAGAGGGATATAGTAATAAATAGCATTCAAATACTATATTGTTGACAAACAACAGGGGACATAAATAACAGCTGTCTGATGACCTGGAACTAATAGAGAAGTACATGAAGACATCATTAATTAAGTCTCACCTCAGACAAAGACTAACTGGCACAATGCCAGACTGCATGAATACTAATTACACTAAATTAAAAAGGGGCCCTTGAAtccaaaatggaaaaagaaaaaaaaacagcatgagATAAAAAGTCCCAAGTTTGTGTGTTACAAACCGTGATATTGTGAGTACAccattatatatttgtaaaaatcaCATTGCGATTTTTCCTCACTGCCCTTAAAACTTAAACATATAAATCAGCTGGCTGCAGACTAGTATAGGAGAAGTACTTCAGGACATATTCACCACTTACATTATGTTTTGCTGCCATCTCTTGACCCTGTTCACTGGTGACCTTTCTCAGGTGCACCAGGTCCACTTTGTTTGCCACCAGCACCATAGGGAAGGCCTCCCTGAGAGGAGAACAACACACAAGTGACACAGCATTGGTTTGACAGGAAAGAGCACGAGCATCATTGTACCACACGATTAGTCTATAAAACGTCAACTTACTGCAGCACTTAAATGTTGCAGTAGAGCCAGCTACAGTTGAGCATCACCAAAAAAGGACAGACAGCACGTCGCTAAgtttttgcctcttttttttttgttccatctcAAGCTCACTTTTATTGGCTGCTGTCAGAGAACAAGcacttattttctctttcactaCAAATTAGATGTTTGGCCAAACTGGTCTGCAGCTTTAGGAACCTCGGGTGAGGAGGAGACCCGGATCAGCATTAATCATTCTCATGCAGAGCAATATGACCACCAGTCATAGTTTTCAAGTATTTCCAAGCCTCTGTAAAGCTTTGACTTGCCTGGTCTCTGAccagtgctatataaataaactttcCTTGCCAGTTAGAGCAGACTTTTCTGCCGAGTCCACAAAACTCCAAACTGTGCTGACTGAGACAAAGTTTGGCTTAAATGTCTGGTTTGCATCATTACGTTAACGTGTTTAgaatttctgtgtgtgtgtgtgtgtgtgtgtgtttgtgtacccaGTTTAACTGATCAGTCAATTCGGTCTGAGGTCTGACTCAAATTTGCTCAAATTTATTCAGCAAAGatgctttttaaacaaacagatgaaactAAATGGAAACAAATTGAGACACAGGTCAAAAAAAGTTTCCTCCTGAAACAGGAAGGGGAAGTCAAGCAGATGACATTGCATACTTCACATCTGCAGAGGacatttaagtgtttaaaaTCTATATCAAAATGTCTGATTAGCTCGACAAGTTGAATTCACACCACacatttttcacacacaaatgatCGGCTATGTGTTTGTAGTGAGAAccatcctacacacacacggCTTTTCAACTGGTTTCCCTTGGCTCAAGTTCTTGATTTCATTGTTCTCTTCATGTTGGAGCAATTCAAGATAATACCCTGAGAtctaatcaaattaaaattataGCACAATAGTGTTTCATATTCAAATTGCCTAAGTTTTATATTTGTGCATGGACTGACCTGTCTTTGACCCGTAGTATAAGTTGATGGAATCGGTCAACGTGTTCAAAGCTGGCCTTGTCCGTCACGGAGAAGACGATGAGGAAGCCGTCTCCTGTCCTCATATACTGCTCCCTCATCGCACTGAATTCTTCCTGGCCGGCTGTGTCCAGCACTGGGTGGAAGGAGGGAGATACATGTACATACTGTAACCTTGGTTCACAGACTGGGACAATTGGTAGAGCTGTACACGACCAGGATAAAAGATACGTCAATAGGTAAAGATCCTCACCAACACAGGGTACCAACAGCAAAAAGAAATATCTTTAAGTGAGCTTTTACTCTGTTCTTTTTATTAGTATTCAAGTAATTTTACCAAACAAGTTATTTTGTAAGGTCTGTTGATATTTTGGCACTTTTAACCCAAATTTGAACTACTACAGGTtcattttattgtctttatagATTCCAtctgtatttctctttttggGTATGTACGTATATGCAAATGCCTGAATGAATGTATGGTCTTTGTCCAGTGcctttttaaacctgtttttccGGACAATGAAGATTTTCCATCAATCATAAAGCTGCTTATTCTAGTGTGTAGTTTTTTTACTGCACCACCTATATGCCTCATTCAACTTAACGGTCAGGTAGGTTCTTATCAAGCATACCATCACCTATCATACCTGTGATAAAGAGTCAAGAGTTATTCCAAATATTAAGTATAGAAAACCTCGAAAAAAGCATTGAAATTCTTATTTACTGAAGAATGTAAAATGACTCTGAGTCTAAAGGAATCATTGCACAATGAATTGTGTACATTTTTGTTATTGATATCTGTTTCAATTTTCTGCGGAcgtaaaatgtcagaaaaggagggtttgttttctcctctgggGAGGTTGTGTTCCTGCCCCTTTCTTTTGGTCTGTTAGTTTGTTcataacacaaaaaagaaacGATTACATGTTGGggtggatctggacaaaggggcaTATCCAGGAATCTGTTAttacttttttaaacattgcatGACTGCGAGGACATGTTTTGACAATTTCCCCCAAAACATTTATGAATCTCGATGAAAAAGAGAACTCATATCTTCGAGTCTGAGCAACTCGGTGCAGTCTGATTGAATTtatggggactgttgggccttggcggtgGTATACATTCCACTGAAAGCCAGTCTAGACTCCCCGGTGACTGTGTGTAATCACCTCCGCCCACACACTTCCATAACTGAGCAACACACTAGTAGAAAGTAGCGGCCCATTACCACAACCAGCGAAACGTTTAAGCTAAATCTGATGTTATAAAACGATTGTGTCCACTCCAAAGAGTTCTCAGGCCGTTGCATGGGGATGGGAGCAGATGTCAATAATTGACATCTGAATGACACAAACAAGCTTTCACAATAActgtgaaactgttttttttctaactctTTTCAGAGTTTCGTGTGTTTGCAGCAAACTGACGACTTCATGAGGGGAAATAATACATAATTTCTCCCACATGCAGCGACCATGAAAGAGCTCTCTGATTTAAATGTCATCAAATCTTTCAGGGAGAGTTCCCATTTCATAGCTTACTCAGCGTGGGAAACAGCAACATAGAGTATGTTCACTCATTGGTCAGTGGTGGACGTGTTTAACTGAATccaaaatgaaaatatacataGAATAGTATGTGAGCATTGACAGATAAGATCATGTGCAGGTGCAGACTGGTTCATATCACATGCACGCTACTCACCATCCAGTATTGCCCACTGCCCGTcgatctctgtgtgtttcagatacGAGTCCTCTATCGTGGGATCGTAGTCCGGCACGAAGATCTTCTGGAAGAATTGTATGGTGAGGGCGCTCTTCCCGACACCGCcatcccccaccaccaccagcttGTATGTTGGCAGGTTGTCACTTGGCACGGCgctggttgccatggtgacctTGACAGTGACGGTAAAAGGCTAGAAGGTGGCTGACGAGACACACctggctgagagagagagagagagagagagagagaaagagagagacaagggtCACTCATAGTGCTACAGGGTGCGTGACAGAGTTCACAGAGTTCAACCTTAACGTTTTTAGACTGAGGTGCTTGGAGGCAGGGCTAAGACACGCCTACCTACCCAACCATGAGCTGCCACTGGTTTGACTGGAGGGTGTTATGACCCACTACCCACCACAAGCTGCCGCTGGTTTGACTGGAGGgtgttacatttttcaaatatgtATACATGCCATGACGCAGATGTCCCAAATGCTCGACACTACATAAGTATTGGCTCTGCAGGGTCCCAGATGGTTTGAAACACTAGATGTTGTAATGAAACATGATCAACCCATAAATGTAGGCCAATAATCTTATGAATGTGATGATAAATGTGAAATCAAAACCAGCATTTAGGTCTTTCATCATATAAAGGTCATAACATATATACGATATTTTATAGCTgtaacataatttttttaatgattggTTTTGCTTATATGATtgtaactgtttgtgtgtggtggacATCGGCATGCACAATGGGTGTAATCAGAGTAAACTATAGTGGCTTGTACTATT
Proteins encoded in this region:
- the mrasa gene encoding ras-related protein M-Ras isoform X1 gives rise to the protein MATSAVPSDNLPTYKLVVVGDGGVGKSALTIQFFQKIFVPDYDPTIEDSYLKHTEIDGQWAILDVLDTAGQEEFSAMREQYMRTGDGFLIVFSVTDKASFEHVDRFHQLILRVKDREAFPMVLVANKVDLVHLRKVTSEQGQEMAAKHNITYIETSAKDPPMNVDKAFHELVRVIRQQIPERNLKKKKKMKWRAERSTGSHRFQCAIL
- the mrasa gene encoding ras-related protein M-Ras isoform X2, whose translation is MATSAVPSDNLPTYKLVVVGDGGVGKSALTIQFFQKIFVPDYDPTIEDSYLKHTEIDGQWAILDVLDTAGQEEFSAMREQYMRTGDGFLIVFSVTDKASFEHVDRFHQLILRVKDREAFPMVLVANKVDLVHLRKVTSEQGQEMAAKHNITYIETSAKDPPMNVDKAFHELVRVIRQQIPERNLKKKKKMKWRAERSTGSHSS